The following proteins are co-located in the Bombus pascuorum chromosome 3, iyBomPasc1.1, whole genome shotgun sequence genome:
- the LOC132905341 gene encoding trichohyalin-like isoform X2 — translation MELTETSVQIRDCSIDFIPVYIKQENDEHETDFNDIEIINAAQNFCSIEIKESKGCGTINNNEESNINNKSSTQNTNNLNNPNSALNITQQNETCNINGILNSSVYLQNLDYENINIEIQKPTNQIAEVFINQNEQIQTTNYNVSTVTIPSELLGLNLNIKKENELDQETVYTTEWLCNVNNETDLTLKVSKNTKDRIQEVPTDIDDTITLLNKHKDQTLENVNNIRTKESKPERPKRQLKIRSNSLQDYKEKLRRKAECMREKRKKLYEQESEEQRQQRLAKEAAKRREMRMYYETPEQRRKRLDAEAARKREYRMYNETPEDRRKRLDREAERRRMKRLSLYASETPEQRRERLNRESAKRREARLNQYAKETQEERKERLKRDALRVREMRFTRSAIETEEERKQR, via the coding sequence ATGGAATTGACTGAAACTAGTGTACAGATAAGAGATTGTTCCATTGACTTTATTCCTGTTTACATTAAACAAGAGAATGATGAACATGAGACGGATTTtaatgatattgaaataattaatgcagctcaaaatttttgttctattgaaattaaagaaagcaAAGGATGCGgtacaattaataacaatgaaGAATCAAATATAAACAACAAAAGCAGTacacaaaatacaaataatttaaacaatcCAAACTCAGCATTAAATATTACACAACAAAATGAAACCTGTAATATCAATGGTATTTTAAATAGTTCAGtgtatttgcaaaatttggattatgaaaatataaatatagaaatacaaaaaCCAACGAATCAAATAGCTGAAGtttttattaatcaaaatGAACAAATACAAACAACCAATTATAATGTTTCAACAGTTACAATACCAAGTGAACTATTAGGACTAAAtcttaatataaaaaaggaaaatgaattAGATCAAGAAACAGTTTATACTACAGAATGGTTGTGCAATGTAAATAATGAAACTGATCTCAcattaaaagtttcaaaaaatacCAAGGATAGGATTCAAGAAGTTCCTACTGACATTGATGATACAATAACATTATTGAACAAACACAAAGATCAAACATTAGAgaatgttaataatataagaaCCAAGGAAAGTAAACCTGAAAGACCTAAAAGACAATTGAAAATAAGATCAAACTCGTTACAAGATTATAAAGAAAAGTTACGAAGAAAAGCAGAGTGCatgagagagaaaaggaaaaaattgtatgaacAAGAAAGTGAAGAACAGCGGCAACAGAGATTAGCAAAGGAGGCAGCGAAAAGACGAGAAATGAGAATGTATTATGAAACGCCAgagcaaagaagaaaaagattagATGCAGAAGCTGCAAGGAAAAGAGAATACAGAATGTACAATGAAACACCTGAAGACAGAAGAAAAAGGTTAGATCGTGAagcagaaagaagaagaatgaaaagGCTTTCGCTATATGCTAGTGAAACTCCTGAACAAAGAAGAGAGAGATTAAATAGAGAATCagcgaagagaagagaggCTCGACTTAACCAATATGCTAAAGAAAcacaagaagaaagaaaggaaagattaAAGAGAGATGCTTTGAGAGTTAGAGAAATGAGATTTACTAGATCTGCTATTGAAACAGAAGAGGAGCGCAAACAAAG